CTTGCAGGAGAGGCCCTAGCATGGTTCAACTTGTGAGAGGAAGGGGACCTGTTGACCATTGATCCacaggccttcctggtggccttccaaaAGGTCTTTGCTGAGCCGGATCTTGTACTGGGGACGGCCTAAGAGTGGTACCTGGCGGTTATCTGCAGCTCAtacctgactccaccatcaggagcgccAGTGAAAACCTGGTAGCTGCTTAGCTAAAACACTCCTAGGCAAGCCCGGCCCATGGCACAGTATACCCACGAACCAGGTGTACCACCTGAAACCGTGACATAAGGGTGTAACCTTTACTGTCGCGCTCCTGCCTCTGAAGACACCAATTGCATCATGTGAATGtcatgcgtatatatatatatatatatatatatatatatatatatatatatatatatttatatatacagttgaaaccagaagtttacatacactatataaaaagaaacacatgtttttctcaatatctgacatgaaatcagaataaacttttcctGTGTTAGGTCAACTAGGATTAccataatcttagtgtatgtaaacttttaactttgcagtaagtaataaaaattccttaaaacattctctctctctcattattctggcatttggcaaatattaataattatggtaatcctaattgacctaaaatgggaaaggtttattctgatttcatgtcagatatggagaaaaacatgcatatgtgtatttttatatagtgcatgtaaacttctaATCTCAACTGTATGTATAGTGTCATGTGAAGTGTAACCTATGTCCTGCGGTTTTGAAATTAATTAGGTAGTCATGTGATATAATGTGAATTCTAATAGAAAGGTTATGCATAATGTCAATAGTGTATAGTGCAGATTGAAGAGAACatgtaaccccccccctcaggcgtttgtaactaaaagagccaccttgtacagcactaatgctgcattctgacaaggtggctcttctagttcgggtccctgcaaacgctgcaataatcgctttaataatttgtccctcatacctgggGGCATGTATTTTCCCCCGGACAgaaatgcctcccagccatcaatcagggcctctgcgcgccgcctcctcttccttcattagcgtccccagcgcctgcgctgttaGTTTTTTTTGGGCGCTGCCATTCGAACTCACAGCGCAGGTGCCAGGGAcgataatgaaggaagaggagatgGCGCCTGGCGCGCAGAGGCCCTGATTGACGGCTGGGAGGTGTTTCTGTCCGGGGGAAAAGACGTGTCCCCAGGtctatttcaaggtatgagggacaaattataaaagcaaTTATTGCAacgtttgcagggacccgaactaaaagagccaccttgtcagaatgcagcattagtgctgcacaaggtggctcttttagttacaaacgcctgggggggtgacaggtttcctttaattataGGCACAGATTAGAATTTAGGAGAGAAGATAGTGACTGTAGGTAGATGATGATAATAGGGTAAGAATGATACAGTTAatatttgggactagcccataaTGTGAGGGAAGATTGACAGTAAAAAGGACACTGCTTCCTTTTTGAAGACAGTTTGTTAGCTTTAATCAAAAGGTCAAGTTCAACATGTACTAGGCTGATAGTGGAAGTAGTGTATATTGTTCTGGGTGGTACAAGGCCTTACAAGAATTTCTTGTGGACATTCCTGCAACATCTGGACTCAAGACTCAATGTAGGTGCTATGGTGAGCATCGTCCTCAACCCATTCCATACAGAAGAAGATAGAGGTGGAACCGCGTGTAGAAAATGTAACGCATTCCAGGTGTACTGCGGAACTCAACTGGGAATCCTTGGGGCTGACATGATCAGTGAACATAGGGATAGTGTTGTGCCTGATACTGTGTGTTACAATCTGATGTACTTGAACTGTCGTGTAAAATTATGTGTGTTGAAACAAATTGGGTGTTCTCTGATTCATATGCAGCGGCTCCTGAAGTTGAAGACCTGgagagagcagaggcctgcagcctACGAGTGCAAAGCATCTCACACATCACAGCACATTTAAACAGGAACACAAATTCTCTGTAAAGTGCCAGGGTGACATGAAGCAACAGCTCACCTATGAGCACTGCCCTGTGGTGCCttatagatcaggggtgtcaactgTTTAGACGAGCCTGGCTAGAAGggttcttcatggaagaattgcggTGAAAAACTATACTTTCAACATGGGAACAAGGACATGTGTCTCAACTATCTATGAAAACAGAAGCTTTGGTGCAAAAAAgggcagcaggtgctctggacttgTGAGTCAAAGTTTTATGTATTTGTCTGTAATAGAAGGGAGTTTGTTCACCAACAAGCTGGATAGGGTCTGCGGGCAAGAGTGAAAAATGTTCATAAAGAAAAGAAAATTGATCCAGCacttaaaaaaattcaaaactttattCCAAAAATATTTCCATCCGTAAAAACATGATTCAAGGAAAAATTCATATTCTGAAATGGATAAATGTATCATCCGAGGAGAAAGTCCAAAGAGAACATTAATGTCCTGGTTGACCCGTTTCAAAGTGATACTCCTTATTAATAACATGCCTATTGTGCTCTAAATTGTAACACGGAGAACCGTAAAGACTAAGAATCGATAAGGAAAAAAGGATCCTCCAAACACAAAATAGTGTCTAAAaagtattgatttttatttaacaattatttaaaaaaagacaATTATAGTTACAGTAATTACAGTTATAGTAAGAATCACTCCATTTATAGGGGTTTATACATATAGAGCATGTAAACTAGTATTGTCGATGGTAATTTAGAGTTTCAGATTGCGAAAATTACCCGATAACCTGATTTGAGAATGCAGCTCAGACAGAATATAAAACTTTCTCCAGGTAACCACAACTATACACGCATGATTCCTTAATCTATTTAATAAGTGCAGTACCGGTGAAATAAAAGAAGAACACACACTGTGATAAAGCCATATATCAGATAACAACAGAGAGGTCAGCAGAGACATACAGTAACTGAGAGGAGAGCTGCAGCTGTGTGTGCAATTACAATCAGCTCAGCTCTACTCCACTTCAccccacactgactgccatgaGATAAAAGCTGAAAGTGTTTGTAATCACTCAGCTCTGTTATATACACAGTAGGTGTAGAGGTCATGGCTGTCTGTTATTTCAGGTCTTAAAGGAGGAAAATGTACTTTTTACTTTCTGGGGGTATGTTCTTTATTCCCTTGCATGATGCTTTCTGCTTAtgtcttaaagggattttcccatgagcaaaagttcatttttttccactaGATCTTGGAATGAAAATAGGGACCGGGAAGTGATTAAAAAATATTCCTGTGCTAAGATTATCTTATAAgggcccctgctatgtactgtgtaatggactTGTCTGACCGTGCTGGGACGTGGTCTgaccataccacagctcctgggcaagggaAGGAAATGAAAGagcatacagacattacagcaggggatcacagacgattctttttgtgaggtcaaACATTTGCCTGACTGTTTTtaaaacaatgttttacctcacagaatagGCTGTGATCCTACGCTGTCCCACTGCCTATATAatcttttgcatcctcccctgcccaggagctgtggtatgatcagaccatgttcctgtctggacagacacagccattacacagtacacagcaggggcacatttataagattatctcagcacaggaacatttgttttaaggccccttcacattaagcgacgctgcagcgataccgacaacgatctggatcgctgcagcgtcgctgtttggtcgctggagagctgtcacacagacagctctccagcgaccaacgatcccgaagtccccgggtaaccagggtaaacatcgggtaactaagcgcagggccgcgcttagtaacccgatgtttacactggttaccagagtaaaagtaaaaaaaaaaaaaactacatacttacctaccgctgtctgtccctggcgctgtgctctgcactcctcctgtactggctgtgagcacagcggccggaaagcagagcggtgacgtcacgctcacagccagtacaggaggagtgcaaagcacagcgccggggacagacagcggtaggtaagtatgtactgttttttacttttaggatggtaaccagggtaaacatcgggttactaagcgcggccctgcgcttagttacccgatgtttaccctggttaccagtgaagacatcgctggatcggtgtcacacacgccgatccagcgatgtccacgggagatccagcgaccaaataaagttctggactttgttcagcgaccaacgatctcccagcaggggcctgatcgttggtcgctgtcacacagaacgatttccttaacgatatcgttgctacgtcacaaaaagcaacgatatcgttaacgatatcgttatgtgtgaaggtacctttaatcacatccaattgtggaacttattataccAAGTTCTagtgaataaaatgaacttttgttcatgagaAAACCCTTTAAGATAATATCTCCACAGCGGAGAGGAGAAATTAAAAAGTAAAAACTACATTTTACTCAGTTCTGCAGCCATTATTCCATGATGTGGTTTACTTTAGCATACTAAAACATGTGAAAGTTTCCATTTAAAGGGAAAATCCTTGAGTCATGTCCTACCCCCTCTCACGTAAGCACTAAACAAATATAACATCAGTTTTTCCTGCTCCTTTAAAAAGGAGCTTCACTTTTATACtagatgttattttttttataatattaatcatttttatttctatagcgccaacatattccgtagcactttacattttagaagggacttgtacagataataaagacattacagagtaaacacctagggtaccgtctcacagtggcactttggtcgctacgacggcatgatctGTGATGTTCCAGCGTCACTCTAttaacgctccagcgtcgtagactgcggtcacacttcgcaatgcacggtgctggagcgataatttcatgacgtatttgcgatgttgaaATCGTGCGCTCCTACGTatcaagctcctccacccattacatcgtatgcaatatcgtgcacacctttgctacacgatgcgatcatgccgccacagcgggacacttgacgacgaaagaaagtttcaaacgatctgctacgacgtacgattctcagcggggtccctgatcgcagtagcgcgtcagacacagcgagatcgtaagtatatcgctggaacgtcacggattgtgcagtcgtagcgaccaaagtgccactgtgagatggtaccttaagtcaacagataccaagaggagtgagagcCCGGCTCGCAAGCTTACGAGTATTTTTACAATATTGTGCAATATTTTATGTTCTTAATGTAACTGCTTTAAATCTAAGAGTATATTTATACTTCCAAGGCAAATTACTTTTTCTCCTGATGCCAACTActaataatttttccatattaggTTTCAGAACTTGTCTAACAGGCATCTTATTAGAAGAATATAGATTTTTACTGAAAAAGTTGAATAGGATGCTGTACGTTCTATGCGGACAAGCATTGTAAATAAAGAGCACAACACCCTCAGTATAGTTTCTGGTTTTCAAGAAAAGGCATGGCTTATGAACTATTGACTTATATGTCTTAGTCCAGGACACCGTTTCAGATTCATTATCGTTATTATCTATAGTTCTGTTTCCATAAGTAGAATGTGTGTCACAAATGCATAACTGAAGGTCCACAGCAGAGTCTGCACATCTCTTGTATGAGCTGAAGGCCGTTAACCTGCTATAGCCTAGGAACAGTATTCCCTCTCTATGGGATGCCGAACCAAACAGCATGCTAACTGTGAACCTCTCCTCTTCGAATTTTATTTTATATGGTGACTTAATGTGAAGGTCCATCAAAATAGTAATATCACCAGATCCTTCATCTGTGCTGATTTTTACGTCAGTATATCTGGTGGCAGTAAGTCTGTGACATGATTTGCTGCTATTTCTCCTCTGTTCAATAATCCTCATGTTCATGTAACTTAAAGCAAATTCGGCAAATAATGCGTAATAGGAAGAGTTCTTTTCCAATCTGTAGGAATCCTGACAAATGCAGAGATTTGGATAGAGTCTTGGCATGTCTTTACATGTTGTAGATGCAGAAACAGGACTCAGCAGACCATCGCTGTTCACAGGGAACCCTGGGCGATATATACGAGTCTGTTCAATTGTGGAGAGAAGGCCCAAAAAAGTGTAATGTACATCAAGAAGGCTGaccagtctcttctgatttatgtGCAGTGCCTTCATTTTTGCATCTCCAAAGATTCTGGATGCACTATCAGGAACAATCACAAAAAGTGAAGGGTGGAATATTTCCACATGAAATTCTGGAGAGGCTGAAAGAAAATGGCCATATGTATTACCGTGATCAGAAAGAATGAATGATATTGTGTTTTCCTGATGTGCCAAAAAGGAGACGTGTCTGGCTAGATCTTTGTCAACTTGCTTTATTCTAAGTCCGGTGTCCTCATGTCCTGTGTCTAGGATCATAAAGGTGAATGTTGGCCTACGTATACTTGAGAATTGCCTTATAAAATACTCCATGTACTGTAGAAGATAGGTGTGATGGTGGATTCCATTGTAGCAGATAGAAGCCGGACCATGAAATGGATTCTTCACTCTGTTCGCCTTAAGAATTAAACAGCTGCTATAGGTAACATCTATGTGGTCTATTCCAGCCCTATCAATAGCTTCATTAAATAGCTTTACTCGCACCTGAAAAGGGGCTGATAGATTTATTGCCCCTTGTTCTTTAACAAGACCCCATTCATCAAGCCAGCACATATCTTCAACATACAGAGTCTCATAGCCAAAGGCTCTGAATTTTCCAAAGGTTTCATTGATATCGACAATATAATGAGTCTGTTCAAAAGTGTTAACCAAAGGGAACAAATTTTTGCCACCTCCAAAAAGTGCTTGAAGGGACTCAAACGTTCTGCTCTTAATCCCCTGAAGAAGCTCATAATCAAATACGTGACCGCTTGTAAAAAATTCTTCATTCAAGTGTCTGAATTCTTTGATGGTCCTTGGCAAAGACCTATAAAAATGATGCCTGGAAACTGAATCTATTAATAAAACATTAATATTTAATAATGAAGTATTACTATGCATATCTTTCAGATGCCGTCTTGTATGTAGAACAGGTGGTAAGATGAGGAGTTGTGAAACACGGATTCCCAGTGTGCTTGTACACTGAATTAAACAAAATCCATTATTTGGAAACTGTATGTGGTGGTCTACAAGCAACTTAGAATTGATGAAAAGTTCTAGTTCTTTTGTGGATTTTAGCTTGTACCACACATATTTACCCATCCTAGGGATGTACAATCCAATAGATACATAAGAAAGCTTCTTGCAGATATCATCATGGCAATGCACATAAGGTTTCTTTAGGTTTGAAAGCTAAGAAAATAAAGAAAGAATATTAAATAGTGCATAATAGTATTAAACTTTTATGTTTCTATGTACATTATTTGTTTCTTGACAAGACTCAAAGTGAATTTAGACTTGGTACTTGCTTTATCACAGGTCTATTAGTGCTCCATCAGTATATACACCATAGAACCCTATGTAAGGATATCTCATATAGTTAATGCACAATGTGGGCCAAGCTCCTGAACAGTGAATATAAATTATCTGGAGGAATTAAGTTTCTAATTGATTAATCTTAGTTTGGTGAATGGCCAAGCACATAATGCCTTCTTCAAATTAGTAATACTAACACCACAGTACACATGTTAAACAATTTTCACTTCGAACTTTGTGGCAACAGTTTGAAGAAAGTTTTTTCTTTTTCCCATATGACTGTGACTCAAAGCAAAATCTATGACATGGTCTGATGACTTTGTCTAGAGAAACTCAAGTGGCCCCCACAGATCCCTGACATCAAACCAATTTGGAATGAATAAGAAAGGTAAGACTTAATCGTCCAACATCATTGTCTAACTCCTGAAATGGTCTTTTGGATACATTTTATGAATTCCCAAAGACACACTCCAAAATCTTCAACTGCTGTATCCCCATGCTGTAGatatgatcagcctgcaaaaaatgatagtcccatagtgggacaaagtaataaaaaatatttaaaaaaaaatcaaatataataGAAAAATCAAAAGATTTCATGCAAattaatatttgtatgaaaaaatataaacaaaaagtTGATttgcatgaaaaaatatataaacaacgacccgacctataaaactgtcccactagttaaaccctttaatgaacaccttaaaaaaataaaataaaaaacaagacaaaaaacaatgctttatcatcatactgctaaacaaaaagtggaatacagCGCGATCAAGAAGGCGGATATAAATTGCACCAATgacaacgtcatcttgtcctgcaaaaacaaaccgccatacagctccatcagcgtaaAAACAAAAAGTGATagatctcagaataaagcgatgcaaaaataattattttttctataaaatagtttttattgtgtaaaagggcCAAACATATAGAAACAATATAAATGAGgtttctctgtaatcgtactgactcgaagaataaaactgccttatcaatttttccacacacggaacggtataaaccccccaaaaaaattaattcctgcctcccaaaaatcggattagaaagcgatcaaaaaaaaatgtcatgtgcttgcAAATGGTACCAAGAAAAACGTCAActcaaaaacaagccttcacatgactctgtgggccaaaacttTGAAAAATagcagctctcaaaatgtggtgatgcaaaaactattttttgcaataaaaagcgtcttttagtgtgttacaGCAGCAGAACATAAAATCTCGATATAAATCTGTTATCGATGTAATTGCAAAGATCTGAAGAACAAAatagcctaatcacttataccgcacgagcaacagcttaaaaaatgaataaaaccaaTTGTTCGTCTACTGTTGCTTTTTTCATTCTGACTCCTAAAGACTGcaataaggcttggcgcacatttatcctgtgctctgcgatgAGCGCTTGCATCGTGTTTCCTTTTACATATCTGAAACACGTGATTCAGGCGaatcctctggtggaagattccctataatgaggcagatggaggcactgtgtagGCCATAggacggtgtccgtctttttaggattgcataaaagtgctgttggccacagttttgtgcacttctgaaaaggacaccactgaacagaggccagagaaAGTCAAGAATAACTctgatgcctcattatagtgaatggatccctcagggatctagtctgaatcacgtcactcagagatttaggtgGAAaaacaaagtaagtggtcagcgtagagcgccggttaAATGGTATCTCAaaaattatgtaaaatgttcccaataaatgcGTCAACTCAGTCgacaaaaaatcaagccctcactcaggtctgtcacctgttaacagaaatatagggggcttccacgttacgggtagcacaaaggctctggaaaatcgAAATGGCAATCACCCACATAAAAAAATTCaacaaattctccactcccaaatccaaatgccccctcccttctgagccccacagtgtatctAAACAACATACTGTGTCTacgtttctgaagcgatgagagccagcctaacttacgggtgcatgcctccagaagcttatttctggaaaatacccatggagtcaaaatcgtccctacacctgtagataaattccccaaggggtatagtttccaaaatggggtcacttgagggggattctgctagcaattaagggctctgtatatggagtccgcaaactgttcttggaaaatctgcgctccaggagacaAATAGCTCTCCATTCCTCCCAAAATCTCTCCGTTTGGCTAAGTGctcctgtacagccacatatggggtattgcaatgttcagaaattgtgggacaaattatagtgccatttttacccacttcttgtgtgaaaatgtacaatctggggctaaaacaaaatgtatgtaaaaatgtagttattttttcttcactgctcaatggtataacattctgcgACAATCCCATGAtggcaatatgatcactgcacccctagatgaattcattgtgaggtgtagtttgtaaaatggggtcacttatggggggttctgcaattcttgcacctcatgggctctcccagagggtcatggcacctgcaaaccataacagtaaaatctctccttgccttctgagctttgcactgtgcctgaaaattatttcctgattacatgtagggtattggtgcactcaggataaTAAGgacttcagtttgttgtaaaaaaaaacttggggcttaaacaacatttttgtgacaaaaatgtgattttattattttcatggttcaacgttataaacttctgtgaagcacctgggggttcaaggtgctcaccacacatataaatACATTCCTAGAagtgtctagtttgcaaaatggggtcacttgtgggggattttcactgtttaggcacatcaggggctctccaaattggACATGACGTCCACTAATGATtctaggaaattttacattcaaaaagtcaaatgacacttcttcccttctgtgctctgctgtgcgcccaaacagtggttttctccatcatatggggtatcagcatgctcaggagaaattatgtaacaaattttggggtccatttgctcctgttacccttgtaaaaaaatggatttaaagtaaattttttgtgaaaaaagttaaatgctcattttttttcacattccaaaaattcctgtaaagcaccggaagggttaataaacttctggaatgtggttttgagcaccttgaggggtgctgtttttggaATAGTATCACTTttgtttattttctatcatatagacctctcaaagtgacttcaaatgtgatgtggttcctaaaaaaaaaatggtgttgtaaattttgttgaaaaaatgagaaatcgctggtcaacttttaaggccatgttcacactgcggaaccgccgcgattttgccgctgcggctccgcagctgttttctttatgcagggtacagtacactgtaccctatggaaaacaggaaccactgtgcacatgatgcgggaattaactaaaaaagccgcgctgaatagctgcggtaaaaaagaaggaccatgtcacttctttttgcggaactgcagcggttctgcacccatagacctccaattgtgaggtcaaacccgcagtaaaacccgcagatgaaaaaaatatctgcgggttttctgcggtttgtggtgcagaaccgctgcagtgtggctgcccccccgtgccccaatcccacccccccatgctccgatgccaccccccgtgctccgacgccccccccgtgccctcatctcgccccttatacttacccggcctcccggtgtccgtccgtcttctccctgggcgccgccatcttccaaaatggcgggcgcatgcgcagtgcgcccgccgaatctgccggccggcagattcattccaaggtgcattttgatcactgagatataacctatctcagtgatcaaaataaaaaaaatagtaaatgacccccccccttgtcacccccataggtagggacaataaaaaaataaagatttttttttccactaaggttagaatagggttagggttagggttaggggtagggttagggttagggttaggggtagggttaggggtagggttaggggtagggtattttcagccattttaaccctaaaaaacttcctagaaaacaaacagactctgcatagaaaactgcattaaaaaacgcactaaaaaacgcatcaaaaacgcatcaaaaaacgcaccaaaaaaaggacctgcgttttctgccaagagctgcggtttttagtgcagaaaaaacagcagggaaatcaggaacgtgtgaacatggcctaacccttataactttctaacaaaaaaaattttggttccaaaattgtgctgatgaaaaaaatgacatgtgggaaatgttacttataaagtattttttgtgacatatctctgtgatttaagggcatgaaaatttaaagttggaaaattgtgacattttctccaaattttagttttttccgcaaataaatgcaagtcatatcaaagaaattttaccactgccaaaaagtacaatatgtcacaaaaattttttttttttttttaatcactgggatgcgttgaagcgtttgatagttattaccacataaagtgacagtggtcagaattgtaaaaattggcctggtcattaacttgCAAATCACCTTGGGGGGAAAAGGGTTAAGGCAGATTTACACATGCAGATTAATTTGGTTCTGTCACAGAATGTTTCTACAGCTAATTATACTGTGAGGAGCTGGCCTTGTTCTAAAGACTATTGTACGTAGAGTGGAATCTGCTGCTCTAAGCGATGCAGACTTTTCCCAGCATGGAGCGCCGGTTACGTCAATCTTATTTTGTTCTATTAGAGATTTTCTTGCTTATCATATCAGCCTCAGTGTCATGGGGTTatcgcgacagtgtggagccagaagactgcagcatctgattgctcctacaggtccttctcaaaaaattgttTTAAtaatgatgattttggcatacaactcctgataacccaaaaaacctgtctcaataaattagcatatttcacccatccaatcaaataaaagtgttttttaataacaaacaaaaaaaaccatcaaataataatgttcagttatgcactcaatacttggtcgggaatccttttgcagaaatgactgcttcaatgcggcgtggcatggagacactgctgagatgttatggaggcccaggatgcttcaatagcggccttaagctcatccagagtgttgggtcttgcgtctttctcttcacaatatcccacagattctctatggggttcaggtcaggagagttggcaggccaattgagcacagtaataccatggtcagtaaaccatttaccagtggttttggcactgtgagcaggtgccaggtcgtgctgaaaaatgaaatcttcatctccataaagcatttcagcctatggaagcatgaagtgctccaaaatctcctgatagctagctgcattgaccctgcccttgatgaaacacagtggaccaacaccagcagctgacatggcaccccacaccatcactgactgtgggtacttgacactggacttcaggcattttggcatttccttctccccagtcttcctccagactctggcaccttgatttccgaatgacatgcaaaatttgctttcatcagaaaaaagtacttgggaccacctagcaacagtccagtgctgcttctctgtagcccaggtcaggcgcc
This region of Ranitomeya imitator isolate aRanImi1 chromosome 1, aRanImi1.pri, whole genome shotgun sequence genomic DNA includes:
- the LOC138658203 gene encoding uncharacterized protein; protein product: MIPQRCYFNQMARISFLLGIILTMSVLWLLQMFLENMHDIKLSNSNIPSLEIINSQVQNPPNSEEDVDDICPVFQLMPNKSPSHEVSCKRADFLQGSCRIMKAIFREEPANCTHQTTYIVCKLSNLKKPYVHCHDDICKKLSYVSIGLYIPRMGKYVWYKLKSTKELELFINSKLLVDHHIQFPNNGFCLIQCTSTLGIRVSQLLILPPVLHTRRHLKDMHSNTSLLNINVLLIDSVSRHHFYRSLPRTIKEFRHLNEEFFTSGHVFDYELLQGIKSRTFESLQALFGGGKNLFPLVNTFEQTHYIVDINETFGKFRAFGYETLYVEDMCWLDEWGLVKEQGAINLSAPFQVRVKLFNEAIDRAGIDHIDVTYSSCLILKANRVKNPFHGPASICYNGIHHHTYLLQYMEYFIRQFSSIRRPTFTFMILDTGHEDTGLRIKQVDKDLARHVSFLAHQENTISFILSDHGNTYGHFLSASPEFHVEIFHPSLFVIVPDSASRIFGDAKMKALHINQKRLVSLLDVHYTFLGLLSTIEQTRIYRPGFPVNSDGLLSPVSASTTCKDMPRLYPNLCICQDSYRLEKNSSYYALFAEFALSYMNMRIIEQRRNSSKSCHRLTATRYTDVKISTDEGSGDITILMDLHIKSPYKIKFEEERFTVSMLFGSASHREGILFLGYSRLTAFSSYKRCADSAVDLQLCICDTHSTYGNRTIDNNDNESETVSWTKTYKSIVHKPCLFLKTRNYTEGVVLFIYNACPHRTYSILFNFFSKNLYSSNKMPVRQVLKPNMEKLLVVGIRRKSNLPWKYKYTLRFKAVTLRT